In Aliamphritea ceti, a single window of DNA contains:
- the mltG gene encoding endolytic transglycosylase MltG, whose protein sequence is MLRKIAISFLLTLTVVALVAYFGWRSLNDYLDSPLQLEQSEVVLVKSGSSFPKVGRELAERGLLSKPDWMAFYVRMQKVGHRLKAGEFLLEPGVTPRQLVTQLIEGKSISYRFSLIEGSTFKQLRMRLSESDVLIHETDTMTDEQLMTALGMEGEHPEGRFLANTYQFQRGMSDLDLLRRAHKLQQKVLAEEWQARAETFEKKALPYKAPYQALIMASIVEKETGLSAERPVIAGVFVRRMQIGMRLQTDPTVIYGMGDKYKGNIRRKDLRKPTAYNTYTIPGLPPTPIAMVGREAIRAALNPEGEKWLYFVAKGDGSHQFSATLKQHNKAVREYQLKRKAAYRSSPE, encoded by the coding sequence ATGTTACGTAAAATTGCCATTTCCTTTTTATTAACCCTGACGGTTGTAGCGCTGGTTGCATATTTTGGCTGGCGTTCGCTGAATGATTATCTGGATTCACCTTTACAGCTTGAGCAGTCCGAGGTGGTGTTAGTTAAGTCGGGCAGCAGCTTTCCTAAAGTAGGGCGCGAACTGGCGGAGCGAGGCCTGTTGTCAAAACCTGACTGGATGGCATTTTATGTCCGTATGCAAAAGGTAGGTCACCGGTTAAAGGCGGGAGAGTTCCTGCTGGAGCCAGGTGTGACTCCGCGTCAGTTGGTTACGCAACTGATTGAAGGCAAAAGTATTTCATATCGTTTCAGCCTCATTGAAGGCTCTACGTTTAAGCAGCTGCGGATGCGCTTATCTGAAAGTGATGTATTGATACACGAAACAGATACCATGACCGATGAGCAGTTAATGACAGCTCTTGGGATGGAAGGAGAGCATCCTGAAGGGCGTTTTCTTGCCAATACATATCAGTTTCAGCGCGGTATGAGTGATCTGGATTTATTGCGCAGGGCGCATAAACTGCAGCAAAAAGTGCTGGCTGAAGAATGGCAGGCCCGGGCTGAAACGTTTGAGAAAAAAGCATTGCCATATAAAGCGCCATATCAGGCGCTGATCATGGCATCTATTGTTGAAAAGGAAACTGGTTTAAGCGCAGAGCGTCCAGTGATTGCTGGTGTATTTGTGCGTCGTATGCAGATAGGTATGCGTCTGCAAACAGATCCAACGGTTATTTATGGCATGGGTGATAAGTACAAAGGCAACATACGCCGTAAAGATTTGCGTAAGCCAACGGCATACAATACGTATACCATCCCTGGTTTACCACCAACGCCTATTGCAATGGTTGGTCGTGAAGCTATCCGGGCTGCGCTTAATCCTGAAGGTGAGAAGTGGCTTTACTTTGTTGCTAAAGGGGATGGTAGTCATCAGTTTTCAGCAACGTTAAAGCAGCATAATAAAGCCGTTCGCGAATATCAGCTTAAACGTAAAGCTGCATACCGTTCATCGCCGGAATAA
- a CDS encoding TatD family hydrolase has protein sequence MFVDSHCHLDKLDYASGDTLSRVLTTAAERQVSKMLCVCVDMQNFAPMYHLIADLDQVYASVGVHPLNTFEAPVTVEALLEQAALPKIVALGETGLDYFYQQDTVDIQQQSFINHLEAAKLTKLPVIVHTRDARQDTLDILKHHADFEVGGVLHCFTESWDMGRQALDMNYLLSFSGIVTFKNAAELREVVKQTPLDKMLIETDSPYLAPVPFRGKQNEPGYVAEVAQCIADIKGLRVEDVARITTENFYRLFNRAAD, from the coding sequence ATGTTTGTAGATTCCCATTGCCATTTAGATAAGCTGGATTACGCCTCTGGCGATACGCTCTCCCGTGTTCTTACGACTGCTGCTGAGCGTCAGGTCAGTAAAATGTTGTGCGTTTGTGTTGATATGCAAAACTTTGCACCTATGTATCATCTGATTGCCGATCTGGATCAGGTATACGCATCGGTCGGTGTGCACCCTCTGAATACTTTTGAGGCCCCGGTAACTGTGGAAGCATTGCTGGAACAGGCAGCGTTACCAAAAATTGTTGCACTGGGCGAGACCGGGCTGGATTACTTTTATCAGCAGGATACTGTTGATATTCAGCAGCAGAGTTTTATCAATCATCTCGAGGCTGCAAAGCTGACTAAACTGCCGGTCATCGTGCATACCCGTGATGCACGCCAGGATACGCTGGATATTCTCAAGCATCATGCAGACTTCGAAGTGGGTGGCGTTTTACATTGCTTTACTGAAAGTTGGGATATGGGTCGTCAGGCTCTGGATATGAACTATCTGTTGTCATTCTCTGGCATTGTTACATTTAAAAATGCTGCTGAGTTACGCGAAGTTGTTAAGCAGACACCGCTGGATAAAATGTTGATTGAAACGGATTCACCTTATCTGGCACCAGTGCCTTTTCGTGGCAAGCAAAACGAGCCGGGTTATGTGGCAGAAGTTGCACAGTGTATTGCAGACATCAAAGGCCTGCGGGTCGAGGATGTGGCACGTATTACAACAGAAAACTTTTACCGGTTGTTCAATCGGGCAGCTGACTGA
- a CDS encoding DNA polymerase III subunit delta' — translation MSDELWQDHPVVLPWLKERWQYLCDLKRQGRLPHALMINGPKGIGKACFALATANYLLCKSPKDDAACGHCRSCELAQSSGHPDLYHLQPDEPGKPIKVDQVRELTEFIYSTAQQGGYRVVIIDPAESMNVNAANALLKMLEEPGKDTVLLLITHRSGQVMPTIKSRCQRVDCVAPDGEMATQWLATQLTMDSQDAEQLLRIAHNSPLQALAYKQQDYLGLRSKVLAGLADILKNRRSALDVAQTLHKEDLDLILGWLYGLVNDIARLAAGQEDTELLRHKDVQNMLLAVSRRADPQRLFAFADEIHEARKLVMFRLNPNKQLLLEKLLHGWQGLR, via the coding sequence ATGAGTGACGAGCTCTGGCAAGATCATCCGGTGGTATTACCCTGGCTTAAAGAGCGCTGGCAGTATTTGTGTGATCTTAAGCGTCAGGGGCGCTTGCCTCATGCCTTAATGATTAATGGTCCGAAAGGGATTGGCAAGGCTTGCTTCGCACTGGCGACGGCTAATTATCTGCTATGTAAGTCGCCTAAAGATGATGCTGCCTGTGGGCACTGTCGCAGTTGTGAGCTGGCTCAGAGTAGTGGTCATCCTGACTTATATCATTTGCAGCCTGATGAGCCGGGTAAGCCAATTAAGGTCGATCAGGTTCGTGAGCTTACAGAGTTTATTTATTCAACTGCGCAACAGGGCGGTTATCGGGTAGTTATTATTGACCCTGCTGAGAGCATGAACGTTAATGCAGCCAATGCATTGCTTAAAATGCTTGAAGAGCCTGGTAAAGATACGGTTTTATTATTGATTACCCATCGTTCTGGTCAGGTTATGCCAACGATTAAAAGTCGTTGTCAGCGAGTTGACTGTGTGGCGCCGGATGGGGAGATGGCGACGCAGTGGCTGGCAACACAGCTAACCATGGACAGCCAGGATGCTGAGCAGTTATTACGTATTGCTCATAACTCTCCTTTACAGGCGTTGGCTTATAAGCAGCAGGACTATCTGGGTTTACGCAGTAAGGTACTGGCAGGGCTGGCGGATATTCTTAAAAACCGTCGCAGTGCACTGGACGTTGCGCAGACGCTTCATAAGGAAGATCTGGATCTGATTCTGGGTTGGCTGTATGGTCTGGTGAATGATATTGCCCGTCTGGCTGCAGGTCAGGAAGATACTGAATTGCTACGTCATAAAGATGTCCAGAATATGCTGCTGGCGGTTTCCCGTCGGGCTGATCCTCAGCGTTTATTTGCATTCGCAGATGAGATTCACGAAGCACGAAAACTTGTTATGTTCAGATTGAATCCTAATAAGCAGCTGTTACTGGAGAAATTACTTCATGGCTGGCAGGGACTGCGTTGA
- a CDS encoding hydroxypyruvate isomerase family protein: MPDFAVNLSMLFTELPLKQRFKAAAKAGFKKIEIQFPYELSIEEIRHELDEHQLELILINAPAGDWATGERGIACHPDRINEQQQGVAKAIRYATALNCQKINLLAGITPQNSEKAQVKSTFIRNLYSTAVACDAENIQLVSEAINTQDIPGFFLNTSDQAWQLFAEVGHANLKLQFDIYHMQIMQGNLIQTLQENIDRIGHIQFADVPGRHEPGTGEINFTNVFNAIDATSYAGSVSLEYIPLGSTLTGLSWLNQS, encoded by the coding sequence ATGCCTGATTTTGCCGTTAACCTCAGCATGCTGTTCACTGAACTACCGCTCAAACAACGTTTTAAAGCTGCTGCTAAGGCTGGCTTTAAAAAAATTGAAATCCAGTTTCCTTATGAACTCAGCATTGAGGAAATCAGGCACGAACTGGATGAGCATCAGCTTGAATTGATTTTGATTAACGCGCCAGCCGGAGACTGGGCTACAGGTGAACGCGGTATTGCCTGCCACCCAGACAGAATTAATGAGCAACAACAAGGAGTTGCTAAAGCGATTCGCTATGCAACAGCGCTAAACTGCCAAAAAATTAATTTACTTGCTGGCATTACTCCCCAAAATAGTGAAAAAGCCCAAGTAAAATCAACGTTTATCCGTAATCTATACAGTACGGCTGTAGCCTGTGATGCTGAGAACATTCAGCTGGTCAGTGAAGCGATAAATACTCAGGATATTCCTGGCTTTTTCCTTAACACCAGCGACCAGGCATGGCAGCTATTTGCGGAGGTTGGACATGCCAATCTGAAACTGCAGTTTGATATTTATCATATGCAGATTATGCAGGGGAATCTGATTCAAACCCTGCAGGAAAACATTGACCGGATTGGCCACATACAGTTTGCAGATGTACCTGGCCGTCATGAACCAGGTACAGGTGAGATTAATTTCACCAATGTTTTCAATGCAATTGACGCGACATCTTATGCTGGATCTGTCAGTCTTGAATATATACCACTGGGCAGTACTCTCACGGGTCTCAGTTGGTTAAATCAATCATAA
- a CDS encoding chemotaxis protein CheW has translation MSFEEATKHLQELEQLSDSELEKKGKNQEEMKQWATFTVADELYGIDVMQVKEVLRYTEITPVPGSLPGILGIINLRGNVVTVISTRDLFNLPSSEINNDTRVVVAEFDEEEVIGMLVDGVDEVINLPISEVDRAPNLGRDETARHYVQGVCYREEQLIILLDLVKMLSGYRSLSPDYA, from the coding sequence ATGAGTTTTGAAGAAGCCACAAAACACCTTCAGGAACTGGAGCAACTAAGTGACTCCGAGCTGGAAAAAAAGGGCAAAAACCAGGAAGAAATGAAGCAGTGGGCTACTTTTACAGTCGCCGATGAGCTCTATGGCATCGATGTAATGCAGGTTAAGGAAGTGTTGCGTTATACCGAAATAACACCTGTACCAGGCTCCCTGCCCGGCATTCTTGGCATTATCAACCTGCGGGGTAATGTGGTAACTGTTATCAGCACCCGTGACCTGTTTAATCTTCCGTCATCAGAAATCAATAACGACACCCGTGTCGTAGTTGCTGAATTTGATGAAGAAGAAGTTATCGGTATGCTGGTTGATGGTGTTGATGAAGTTATTAACCTGCCAATCAGCGAAGTTGACCGTGCGCCTAACCTCGGCCGCGACGAAACCGCCCGCCACTATGTTCAGGGTGTTTGCTACCGTGAAGAACAGCTCATTATTTTGCTGGATTTAGTAAAAATGCTGTCAGGCTATCGCAGCCTGAGCCCTGATTACGCATAA
- a CDS encoding secondary thiamine-phosphate synthase enzyme YjbQ has product MVTTLQVQTHGQGLYEFTDVLSAVVKRSGVKDGLCTILIQHTSASLCIQENADPSAQYDLERWLRRLVPENDSLYTHVFEGADDMPAHIKAALTATSLSVPVQGGLLMLGTWQGVFCWEHRHGSHNRSIAVHIG; this is encoded by the coding sequence ATGGTTACGACGCTTCAGGTGCAAACCCATGGTCAGGGGTTGTATGAGTTTACTGATGTACTGTCAGCGGTGGTAAAGCGCAGCGGCGTTAAGGATGGGCTTTGTACGATTCTGATTCAGCATACCAGCGCCAGTCTGTGTATTCAGGAAAATGCTGATCCCAGTGCGCAGTATGATCTTGAACGCTGGCTCAGGCGTCTTGTGCCAGAAAATGACTCTCTATATACGCATGTTTTTGAAGGCGCTGATGATATGCCTGCACATATTAAAGCCGCGTTGACGGCAACCAGTTTATCAGTGCCGGTGCAGGGTGGTTTGCTAATGCTTGGTACCTGGCAGGGGGTGTTTTGCTGGGAGCATCGCCATGGTAGTCATAATCGCAGTATCGCGGTTCACATTGGTTAA
- a CDS encoding NAD(P)-dependent oxidoreductase — MHIAFLGIGLMGLPMATNLLTAGFNLTVWNRTASKAEALQDPGATIADSPADAVKQADIVITMLENGPIVNDVLLQQAGISSFKSGATIIDMSSVPPELAKQHAAIFSAAGLHYLDAPVSGGTVGASQATLSIMAGGNKQIFEAVQPVFSALGKSTYIGPAGSGQLAKCANQAIVGITIGAVSEALLLAAEGGADPAAVREALLGGFANSRILELHGQRMIDRQFTPGATSRVQLKDLRTILDTARAESLTLPLSQRVYEQYQEMVSKGFEEVDHSGLLLQLEALNQPARLNDQPTTAPAVTPKYDRKHKDA, encoded by the coding sequence ATGCATATCGCTTTTCTGGGAATCGGTCTCATGGGTCTTCCCATGGCCACCAACCTGTTAACCGCAGGCTTTAACCTTACCGTCTGGAACCGAACCGCCAGTAAAGCAGAAGCACTACAGGATCCAGGCGCTACTATCGCTGACTCCCCTGCTGATGCAGTAAAACAGGCAGACATCGTAATTACCATGTTGGAAAACGGGCCTATTGTTAACGATGTATTACTGCAACAGGCAGGTATCAGCAGCTTTAAAAGCGGTGCAACGATTATCGATATGAGCTCTGTTCCACCAGAGCTTGCTAAACAACATGCAGCTATATTCTCAGCAGCAGGCCTTCACTATCTGGATGCTCCGGTATCCGGCGGTACTGTAGGCGCTAGCCAGGCAACACTATCCATAATGGCTGGTGGTAATAAGCAGATTTTTGAAGCTGTCCAACCGGTTTTTAGTGCACTTGGTAAATCGACTTACATAGGCCCTGCCGGTTCAGGACAACTGGCAAAATGCGCCAACCAGGCCATTGTCGGCATTACTATCGGGGCTGTATCAGAAGCCCTGTTACTGGCAGCAGAAGGCGGTGCTGATCCTGCTGCAGTCCGTGAAGCGCTGTTGGGCGGGTTTGCTAATAGTCGGATTCTGGAGCTACACGGCCAGCGCATGATCGACAGGCAGTTCACGCCTGGTGCAACATCACGGGTACAGCTGAAAGACCTGCGAACTATTTTAGATACAGCCCGCGCAGAATCACTCACCCTGCCTCTGTCTCAGCGCGTATACGAACAATATCAGGAAATGGTCAGCAAGGGCTTTGAAGAAGTCGACCACAGTGGCTTATTGCTCCAGCTTGAAGCACTAAACCAACCTGCCCGCCTTAATGATCAGCCTACGACAGCCCCAGCGGTAACGCCCAAATACGACAGGAAACACAAAGATGCCTGA
- a CDS encoding LysR family transcriptional regulator, with protein sequence MDSKHLRSFLHIAELGNLSQAASRLNLSQPALSRQLKALEDAAGTRLLHRTGRGVQLTDAGEILATRARHIIDELEQLSSELVGLQEEVRGSLCIGFPPAAGSRFAGPVIEAFHRQFPKVKLRVVQLLSGALERALLEGRIDIGILYSGALSANLHTELLWEESMQLITPATGMAINQQYPAVLKPDITLKTALSLPQILPNRPHGLRAMLEREAFRHNLNLNTVIEAESMQIQIELVRRGLGYTVMPEGVNLPEDIRSLAIKQPGVQQPGLQRQCLLAWSKDQALSNAGKAMQHILQQHISSQP encoded by the coding sequence ATGGACTCAAAGCATTTACGCAGTTTTTTACACATCGCTGAACTCGGTAATCTGAGCCAGGCAGCCAGCCGCCTTAACCTCAGTCAGCCGGCACTTAGCCGCCAACTCAAAGCACTGGAAGATGCTGCCGGCACTCGCCTCTTGCATCGCACCGGCCGCGGCGTTCAGCTAACAGATGCTGGCGAGATACTCGCAACCCGGGCTCGACACATCATTGACGAGCTAGAGCAGCTTAGCAGCGAGCTGGTGGGCTTACAGGAAGAAGTGCGGGGTTCATTATGTATTGGTTTTCCGCCGGCTGCCGGCAGCCGCTTTGCAGGACCGGTTATTGAAGCATTTCATCGACAGTTTCCAAAGGTAAAGCTAAGAGTCGTGCAACTGTTATCCGGAGCACTGGAGCGGGCTTTACTGGAAGGTCGTATCGATATCGGTATTCTGTATTCAGGTGCTTTAAGCGCAAACCTGCACACCGAGTTACTGTGGGAAGAATCTATGCAGCTGATCACGCCAGCCACTGGTATGGCAATTAATCAGCAATATCCAGCCGTACTGAAGCCAGATATTACACTTAAAACAGCGCTCAGCCTGCCGCAGATACTACCGAACCGACCGCATGGATTGCGCGCTATGCTGGAGCGTGAAGCATTTCGTCATAACCTGAACCTGAATACGGTAATAGAGGCGGAATCAATGCAGATTCAAATCGAATTGGTAAGGCGTGGCCTGGGATACACCGTCATGCCAGAGGGTGTGAACTTACCGGAAGACATTCGCAGCCTGGCAATCAAGCAACCTGGTGTACAACAACCCGGCTTACAACGACAGTGCCTGCTGGCCTGGTCAAAAGATCAGGCCCTCAGCAACGCTGGCAAGGCCATGCAACACATACTGCAACAACATATCAGCTCACAGCCATAG
- the tmk gene encoding dTMP kinase: MSNPQGCFITLEGTEGVGKSTNLAFIESLLADAGVSYALTREPGGTPLAEELREMLLAPREETVADDAELLMVFAARAQHLQAVIKPALQAGQWVLCDRFTDATFAYQGGGRGLDQSLILDLEQRVQKGLQPDLTLLLDVPVEIGLARAAKRGALDRFEQEQIGFFERVRAAYLQRAKNQPERFAVIDASVTLVEVQEQIAKVMAGFLKRHLSA; encoded by the coding sequence ATGAGTAATCCTCAGGGTTGTTTCATTACACTGGAAGGAACTGAAGGTGTTGGCAAATCGACCAATCTGGCGTTTATCGAGTCGTTACTGGCTGATGCTGGTGTTAGTTATGCGCTGACCCGGGAGCCTGGTGGTACACCTTTGGCTGAAGAGCTTCGTGAAATGCTCCTGGCACCACGGGAAGAAACGGTTGCCGATGATGCTGAGTTGCTCATGGTGTTTGCTGCCCGTGCCCAGCATTTGCAGGCAGTCATTAAGCCCGCATTGCAGGCGGGTCAATGGGTGCTATGTGATCGCTTTACAGATGCCACCTTTGCGTATCAGGGTGGTGGTCGCGGCCTTGATCAGTCCCTGATTCTGGATTTAGAACAAAGGGTGCAGAAAGGTTTACAGCCGGACCTGACCCTGTTGCTGGATGTGCCTGTTGAAATCGGCCTGGCGCGCGCTGCAAAGCGTGGTGCGTTAGATCGCTTTGAGCAGGAGCAGATTGGTTTTTTCGAGCGGGTGCGTGCAGCTTATCTGCAGCGGGCCAAAAACCAGCCTGAACGGTTTGCTGTTATTGATGCATCGGTCACGCTGGTCGAAGTGCAAGAGCAGATTGCAAAGGTAATGGCAGGCTTTCTTAAACGGCACCTTTCGGCTTAA
- a CDS encoding DMT family transporter has protein sequence MNGLLKSTEQQALLMILVATAALSFKGIVAKFVYAAGTDVNVLLLLRFGIAAPLFWLWFWYQRTRRGANYSPQATALSRRQVKQLLIASGLFFSATYADFHALELIDAGLSRLILFTFPIFVVLINAVLNRVMPGVFQIIALMLAYSGLVAVMLQGMGGMTVMHKSDQLEGIGWALLAAMSYGIYLVYSQRVMQKMSSAFFSAASGSLILLFMTGLYVLQGSPVLSYSVEGIVWSVLIAVVCTVLPFLLMHEAIRRASAERASRVALAGPGMTLLFAWLWLGEVLLPLQVFGCLVTVAAIAWLEKLKAPSKVSA, from the coding sequence ATGAACGGATTGTTGAAAAGTACAGAACAGCAGGCGTTGCTGATGATATTAGTGGCGACTGCGGCGTTATCCTTCAAAGGTATCGTTGCAAAGTTTGTGTATGCCGCTGGGACCGACGTGAATGTATTGCTGTTATTACGCTTTGGGATCGCGGCACCACTCTTTTGGTTATGGTTCTGGTATCAGCGTACCAGAAGAGGAGCTAATTATTCGCCGCAAGCTACAGCTTTAAGTAGGCGTCAGGTAAAGCAATTACTGATTGCCAGTGGGTTATTTTTTTCTGCTACATATGCTGATTTTCATGCACTGGAATTGATTGATGCGGGATTATCCAGGTTGATTTTATTTACCTTTCCAATATTTGTCGTGTTGATCAATGCAGTGCTCAACCGTGTAATGCCGGGAGTATTTCAGATCATAGCTCTAATGCTGGCGTATTCAGGCCTGGTAGCGGTTATGTTGCAGGGCATGGGGGGGATGACTGTTATGCATAAATCTGATCAGTTGGAAGGCATTGGCTGGGCACTGTTAGCGGCGATGTCCTACGGTATATATCTGGTTTACAGCCAACGGGTCATGCAAAAGATGTCTTCTGCGTTTTTTTCAGCAGCCAGCGGTAGTCTCATCCTTCTTTTTATGACTGGTTTGTACGTTTTGCAGGGTAGTCCAGTGCTGAGTTACAGCGTTGAAGGTATTGTATGGAGTGTTCTAATTGCTGTTGTATGTACGGTGTTGCCATTTCTGTTAATGCATGAGGCCATTCGACGTGCGAGTGCAGAGCGTGCGAGCCGGGTGGCGCTGGCTGGTCCTGGCATGACATTGTTGTTTGCCTGGTTATGGTTGGGTGAAGTCTTATTGCCACTGCAGGTGTTTGGCTGTCTGGTGACTGTTGCTGCAATAGCTTGGCTGGAAAAGCTTAAAGCGCCATCAAAAGTGTCTGCATGA
- a CDS encoding PilZ domain-containing protein yields the protein MSVIPRMSHGILSLGINTKEDLYKAFMPFIQNGGLFIPTPRTYQLGEEVFMLLSLMEEDDKIPVTGKVVWVTPRAAQGGRIPGIGIQLSQEDATLVRKIETYLTGALNSGRRTDTM from the coding sequence ATGTCAGTAATTCCTCGTATGAGCCATGGCATATTGTCATTAGGTATTAACACCAAAGAGGATTTGTATAAGGCTTTTATGCCATTCATTCAGAATGGTGGGTTGTTTATTCCAACGCCGCGCACCTATCAGCTGGGCGAAGAAGTTTTTATGCTGCTGTCCCTGATGGAAGAAGATGACAAGATCCCTGTAACAGGAAAAGTTGTCTGGGTTACTCCGCGGGCAGCGCAGGGTGGACGGATTCCTGGTATTGGTATTCAACTTTCCCAGGAAGATGCAACTCTTGTACGAAAGATCGAAACTTATCTTACCGGTGCGCTGAATTCCGGTCGACGTACTGATACTATGTAA
- a CDS encoding methyl-accepting chemotaxis protein, which yields MTSNTERQYSATTRLISTTDLDGRITYANQDFIDVSGYSLKELVGQHHNLVRHTDMPKAAFADLWQHLKQDRPWMGLVKNRCKNGDHYWVRAYVTPLYNNHGAKIGYQSVRTRPSDEEKLLATKLYKRLNNGSNTSFSRQSLALRLSTTMLGGFAAVISLGFMPLDTVTKFLLMGTTAGACSYAAYRMLSPLQKLLDTSREVYDNPVAQQAITGRMDETGAIELAMRMQKAQQRTITGRIEDAIGTLDGVIHTTRDALIKTNAGLEQQNSQTDMLAAAAEQMSASADEIANNTQQTSDETQRVVSQTHTGKTVISNMHQSIEQLVADVSAASGSSEQLRNQTQEIGATISIIDDIADQTNLLSLNAAIEAARAGEHGRGFAVVADEVRALAKRTQEFTGEIHKTIDGIQKQVDITVSTMQQSQQKAQSSIDQAIQANKAFEDVADSIETISQGSYQIASAAGQQSSAATEVSNSIMSIRIVSEQSSESVSQTTDASEELGTLVADLSQIVSRSK from the coding sequence TTGACTAGCAACACCGAACGCCAATATTCAGCAACAACCCGGCTTATATCTACAACAGATCTTGATGGCCGCATTACCTATGCCAATCAGGACTTTATCGACGTTTCCGGATACAGCCTGAAGGAACTGGTCGGACAGCATCACAACCTTGTTCGGCATACAGATATGCCAAAAGCAGCGTTTGCCGATTTATGGCAACACCTGAAACAGGATCGCCCTTGGATGGGCCTGGTAAAGAACCGCTGTAAGAACGGTGATCATTATTGGGTTCGTGCTTATGTAACACCTCTGTACAATAATCATGGCGCAAAAATCGGCTATCAGTCTGTTCGTACCCGGCCAAGCGATGAAGAAAAACTACTCGCGACCAAGCTATATAAGCGTTTAAATAATGGTTCAAATACTTCTTTTTCACGCCAAAGCTTAGCATTACGTCTTAGCACAACAATGTTAGGGGGATTTGCAGCAGTTATTTCCCTGGGCTTTATGCCATTGGATACTGTCACTAAATTTTTGCTAATGGGCACTACTGCAGGTGCCTGTAGTTATGCTGCCTACCGTATGCTCAGCCCGCTGCAAAAGCTGCTGGATACCTCCCGTGAAGTCTATGATAACCCTGTCGCTCAGCAAGCCATCACCGGGCGTATGGATGAAACCGGCGCTATTGAACTTGCAATGCGAATGCAAAAAGCTCAGCAACGGACCATTACCGGACGTATTGAAGATGCCATTGGTACCCTTGACGGGGTCATACACACCACGCGCGATGCTCTGATTAAAACCAATGCTGGTCTTGAACAACAAAACAGCCAGACAGACATGCTTGCAGCTGCCGCTGAACAAATGTCCGCCAGTGCCGATGAGATTGCAAATAATACGCAGCAGACATCTGATGAAACCCAGCGGGTAGTCAGCCAGACACATACTGGCAAAACGGTCATCAGCAATATGCACCAGAGTATTGAACAACTTGTTGCTGACGTCAGCGCCGCCTCAGGTTCCTCAGAGCAGCTACGTAATCAGACTCAGGAAATTGGTGCCACGATCAGTATCATTGACGATATTGCCGATCAGACCAACCTACTCTCGCTCAACGCTGCCATTGAAGCAGCCCGGGCCGGCGAGCATGGTCGAGGCTTTGCTGTTGTTGCAGATGAAGTTCGTGCCCTGGCAAAACGCACCCAGGAATTTACCGGCGAGATCCACAAAACAATCGACGGCATTCAAAAACAGGTCGACATTACAGTCAGTACCATGCAGCAGAGCCAGCAAAAAGCACAAAGCAGTATCGATCAGGCAATACAGGCCAACAAAGCCTTTGAAGATGTCGCCGATTCAATTGAGACAATCTCTCAGGGTAGCTACCAGATTGCCAGCGCAGCAGGCCAGCAAAGCAGTGCTGCAACTGAAGTCAGTAATAGCATTATGTCTATTCGCATTGTATCTGAACAAAGCAGTGAGTCAGTCAGCCAGACAACTGATGCCAGCGAAGAACTTGGCACCCTGGTTGCCGACTTGTCTCAAATTGTCAGTCGCAGTAAATAG